A single region of the Brassica rapa cultivar Chiifu-401-42 chromosome A03, CAAS_Brap_v3.01, whole genome shotgun sequence genome encodes:
- the LOC103855599 gene encoding nicotianamine synthase 1 has translation MACENNLVVKQIIDLYDQISKLECLKPSKNVDTLFGQLVSTCLPTDTNIDVTKMSDEVKDMRSNLIKLCGEAEGYLEQHFSTILGSLPEDQNPLDHLNIFPYYNNYLKLGKLEFDLLSQHSSHVPNKIAFVGSGPMPLTSIVLAKFHLPNTTFHNFDIDAHANTLASSLVSRDPDLSKRMIFHTTDVLNATEGLDQYDVVFLAALVGMDKEAKVKAIEHLEKHMAPGAILMLRSAHALRAFLYPIVDSSDLKGFQLLTIYHPTDDVVNSVVIARKLGGSSMTGVNGTRGCMFMPCNCSKVHAIMNNRCKKLMIEEFSAIE, from the coding sequence ATGGCTTGCGAAAACAATCTTGTTGTGAAGCAGATCATCGACTTATACGACCAAATTTCAAAGCTCGAGTGTTTGAAACCTTCAAAAAATGTCGACACTTTGTTCGGACAACTCGTGTCCACGTGCTTACCCACAGACACAAACATCGATGTCACAAAGATGAGTGATGAAGTCAAAGACATGAGATCTAACCTCATCAAGCTATGTGGTGAAGCCGAAGGCTATTTAGAGCAACACTTCTCCACTATCTTGGGGTCTTTACCAGAAGACCAAAACCCACTTGACCATTTAAACATCTTTCCTTACTACAACAACTACCTCAAGCTAGGCAAGCTCGAGTTCGATCTCTTGAGCCAACACTCGAGCCATGTCCCCAACAAGATCGCCTTCGTTGGCTCCGGACCGATGCCTCTCACATCCATCGTCTTGGCTAAGTTTCACCTCCCGAACACGACGTTCCACAACTTTGACATCGACGCACACGCAAACACACTCGCTTCAAGCCTCGTCTCTCGCGATCCAGACCTCTCAAAACGCATGATCTTCCACACAACGGACGTGCTAAACGCTACCGAAGGGCTAGACCAATACGACGTAGTTTTCTTGGCGGCTCTCGTTGGGATGGACAAAGAGGCAAAGGTCAAAGCCATCGAGCACTTGGAGAAGCACATGGCTCCTGGAGCTATCCTCATGCTGAGGAGTGCTCATGCTCTTAGAGCTTTCTTATATCCAATCGTTGACTCTTCTGATCTCAAAGGTTTCCAGCTCTTGACCATCTATCATCCGACCGATGATGTTGTTAACTCGGTTGTGATCGCACGCAAGCTCGGTGGTTCAAGCATGACCGGAGTCAATGGTACTCGTGGATGCATGTTCATGCCTTGTAACTGCTCTAAGGTCCATGCGATTATGAACAATCGTTGCAAGAAGTTGATGATCGAGGAGTTTAGTGCCATCGAGTAA
- the LOC108871269 gene encoding probable pectinesterase/pectinesterase inhibitor 46 translates to MASYGKINEHEQAKLEARRRTRKRIAIIAISSIVLVCIVVGAVVGTAANSSGKKPSSTEGNGNGDSISVSVKAVCDVTLHKDKCLETVGSAPNASTLNPEELFNYAVQITLTELTKVLNGFSDNKHTDNATSAAMGACVELIELAVDQLNETMTSLKDHTASSSKSVADLRTWLSSVETYQETCMEALVEANNPNTTTFGETHLKSSTEMTSNALAIITWLGKIADSIKLNHRRLLATGDVGTLEMMQGRRLLESGDLRKIANIVVAQDGSGKYRTISEALVEVEEKNEKRTIIYVKKGVYVENVRVEKKKWNVVMVGDGQSKTIVSGGLNFIDGTPTFQTATFAVFGKGFMARDMGFRNTAGPAKHQAVALMVSADLSVFYRCTMDAFQDTMYAHAQRQFYRECDIFGTVDFIFGNAAVVFQNCNILPRRPMKGQQNTITAQGKKDPNQNTGISIHNCTILPLDDLTDVQTFLGRPWKDFSTTVIMKSFMDGFINPKGWLPWVGDNAPDTIFYAEHLNFGPGASTKNRVKWRGLRTFLTKKEANRFTVKPFIDGKKWLPSTKVPFKSDF, encoded by the exons ATGGCCTCCTACGGAAAAATTAACGAGCATGAGCAAGCCAAACTCGAAGCAAGGCGGAGGACGAGAAAGAGAATCGCCATTATCGCTATATCTTCCATCGTCCTCGTCTGCATCGTGGTAGGAGCAGTCGTCGGCACCGCAGCTAACAGTAGCGGCAAGAAACCGTCGTCAACGGAGGGTAACGGTAACGGAGATTCAATCTCCGTCTCGGTGAAAGCCGTGTGCGACGTTACATTACACAAAGACAAATGTCTTGAGACCGTTGGATCCGCTCCAAACGCGAGCACACTAAACCCTGAGGAGCTATTCAACTACGCTGTCCAAATCACGCTCACGGAGCTCACAAAAGTCCTTAACGGATTCTCGGACAACAAACACACGGACAATGCCACGTCAGCAGCGATGGGAGCTTGCGTGGAGCTTATCGAGCTAGCCGTTGACCAACTCAACGAGACGATGACGTCACTCAAAGACCATACGGCGTCGTCCTCCAAGAGTGTTGCGGATCTCAGGACGTGGCTTAGCTCCGTTGAAACGTACCAAGAAACGTGCATGGAAGCGTTGGTCGAAGCGAACAACCCTAACACGACGACGTTTGGGGAGACGCATTTGAAAAGTTCCACGGAGATGACGAGCAATGCGCTAGCGATCATAACGTGGTTAGGGAAAATCGCTGACTCGATTAAGCTAAACCATCGTCGTTTACTGGCGACTGGTGACGTTGGCACTCTTGAAATGATGCAAGGTCGGAGGCTTTTGGAGAGTGGGGATTTAAGGAAGATAGCGAACATTGTGGTGGCGCAAGATGGGTCAGGGAAGTATAGGACGATAAGTGAGGCTTTAGTGGAAGTGGAAGAGAAGAATGAGAAGCGTACGATAATATATGTGAAGAAAGGAGTTTACGTGGAGAATGTTAGGGTTGAGAAGAAGAAATGGAACGTTGTGATGGTTGGTGATGGTCAGAGTAAGACTATTGTCTCTGGTGGACTTAACTTTATCGATGGAACACCAACTTTCCAAACGGCCACATTTG CTGTCTTCGGAAAGGGGTTCATGGCTAGGGACATGGGTTTCCGCAACACTGCTGGTCCAGCCAAGCACCAAGCCGTAGCTCTTATGGTGAGCGCAGACTTATCTGTGTTCTACAGATGCACCATGGATGCTTTTCAAGACACGATGTACGCTCATGCACAACGTCAGTTTTATCGAGAGTGTGACATCTTTGGAACAGTCGATTTTATATTCGGTAACGCTGCGGTTGTTTTCCAAAACTGCAACATTTTACCTCGTCGTCCTATGAAAGGCCAGCAAAACACCATAACCGCTCAGGGAAAGAAAGATCCGAACCAAAACACTGGAATCTCTATCCACAATTGTACCATCTTGCCTTTGGATGACTTAACTGATGTTCAAACTTTCCTAGGCCGGCCTTGGAAAGATTTCTCTACCACGGTGATCATGAAGTCTTTCATGGACGGATTTATCAACCCGAAAGGGTGGTTACCGTGGGTAGGAGACAATGCACCAGACACTATCTTCTATGCCGAGCACTTAAATTTCGGGCCAGGAGCCTCCACGAAGAACCGAGTTAAGTGGAGAGGGTTGAGGACGTTCTTAACAAAGAAGGAAGCGAATAGGTTTACAGTTAAACCTTTCATCGACGGCAAAAAGTGGTTACCGTCGACCAAAGTTCCATTCAAATCTGATTTTTGA